A window of the Calditrichia bacterium genome harbors these coding sequences:
- a CDS encoding ferritin-like domain-containing protein — translation MDKQQLIDNLNQDLAGELSAMIQYITYAAKTTGPYRPQLSQFFLDEVTDEQQHAEFLANKIVALGGKPVTQPREVPAVELNKEMLKAVLNAEKCAIADYTQRTKEAEAFGDKGLVVQLEDIVKDETKHAEETERMLRDWPF, via the coding sequence ATGGATAAACAACAATTAATCGACAATTTAAACCAGGATCTTGCCGGTGAGTTAAGCGCGATGATTCAATATATTACATACGCAGCAAAAACCACCGGACCGTATCGGCCACAGCTCTCGCAATTTTTTCTGGATGAAGTTACTGACGAACAGCAACATGCGGAATTTTTGGCAAATAAGATTGTGGCACTCGGTGGTAAACCTGTCACCCAACCCAGAGAAGTTCCGGCGGTTGAGTTAAATAAAGAGATGTTGAAAGCTGTGTTAAATGCCGAAAAATGTGCCATCGCAGATTATACACAACGGACAAAAGAGGCAGAAGCCTTTGGCGACAAAGGCTTAGTGGTCCAATTGGAAGATATTGTAAAAGATGAAACCAAACATGCGGAAGAAACAGAACGCATGCTCAGAGATTGGCCATTTTAA
- a CDS encoding superoxide dismutase family protein, with product MKLVHLALTGLLSIVVLSCQQQQEKMEMPEVKATADVLEAVAVLYPKNDSGVTGKVVFTKVGDAVQVVVSVTGLTPGDHGFHIHEFGDCSADDGTSAGGHYNPEKAQHAGPTDDPRHVGDLGNITADENGVANKMYIDSEIALNGEHSIIGRGVIVHADKDDMTSQPTGAAGARVACGTIGISKPEVKPSE from the coding sequence ATGAAATTAGTTCACTTAGCCTTAACCGGTTTGCTCAGCATCGTGGTGTTATCTTGTCAACAGCAGCAGGAAAAAATGGAGATGCCGGAAGTAAAAGCAACTGCAGATGTACTGGAAGCCGTTGCAGTGCTTTACCCAAAAAATGACAGTGGCGTGACCGGTAAAGTTGTTTTCACAAAGGTTGGTGATGCAGTTCAGGTTGTGGTGAGCGTGACCGGGTTAACACCTGGAGATCACGGTTTTCATATCCACGAATTTGGTGATTGCAGCGCAGACGATGGAACATCGGCTGGCGGACACTATAATCCCGAAAAAGCCCAACATGCCGGACCCACAGATGACCCACGCCATGTTGGCGATTTAGGCAATATCACCGCTGATGAAAACGGTGTTGCAAATAAAATGTACATCGATTCAGAGATTGCATTGAACGGTGAACATTCCATTATTGGCCGGGGCGTAATTGTTCATGCCGATAAAGACGACATGACCTCCCAACCAACCGGTGCAGCCGGAGCGAGAGTTGCCTGCGGAACGATTGGTATCAGCAAGCCGGAAGTGAAACCTTCTGAATAA
- a CDS encoding STAS/SEC14 domain-containing protein, translated as MYYTFFQETNKIELVLSDKLTKSELFQITHQLESLSTMYNGINVLIDAGSLTSYDISTGMDELNMLRHNLNRIERIAIVSDDKFYQFIAKILGKLTDTEIRSFSVQEIEDGRNWIFPSKLPV; from the coding sequence ATGTATTACACTTTTTTTCAGGAAACCAATAAAATAGAATTGGTATTAAGTGATAAATTGACCAAATCCGAGTTGTTTCAAATTACACATCAACTCGAATCGTTATCCACCATGTATAACGGCATAAATGTATTGATCGATGCTGGAAGTTTGACGTCGTATGATATTTCAACCGGAATGGATGAATTGAATATGTTGCGTCATAATCTTAATCGCATTGAACGAATAGCAATTGTTTCTGACGATAAATTTTATCAGTTTATCGCAAAAATTTTGGGCAAACTTACGGATACTGAAATTCGTTCGTTCTCTGTTCAAGAGATTGAGGACGGACGAAACTGGATTTTTCCGTCCAAGCTGCCCGTATAA
- a CDS encoding BON domain-containing protein, producing the protein MQNIKYLSHSNLSINKSFTAFVLMILISLAGTIRGFSQAPIGDRQIVSSIETAIADDQLIDPDALKISSLNGIVTMEGWTSNLLVKDRAVKIATSIKGVRSIIDRMSVRPAFVRDDVIQQNVKNALAYDPATESYEVNVTSDNYTVTLSGTVDSWQEKQLAAEVAKGIKGVQKIENNIDVQFNGNRDDSEIEMEIKRRMQSSIWVDAEAFSVKVNNHVVTISGYVGDLPEKNRAYTMAWVPGVKNVNDENLIVASVLDDDMQKKNRFMTVTDEQIKSTIEDALMYDPRVASYKPNISVENSVVTLTGTVKDFLAKRAAGENAKNTYGVKTVKNDLLVQPVFSPADEIIEEHVEEALLWDPVVEKYQISVDVVNGEVLLNGIVNNAFEKHRAVRVAGGIAGVVGVNNAITIQSPTAVY; encoded by the coding sequence ATGCAAAACATCAAATATTTGAGTCATTCGAATCTTTCGATTAATAAATCTTTTACGGCCTTCGTGCTGATGATTCTCATTAGTTTGGCGGGTACAATCCGGGGATTTTCCCAGGCACCCATTGGTGATCGTCAAATCGTTTCATCAATCGAAACAGCTATTGCTGATGATCAGCTGATTGATCCGGATGCGTTGAAGATATCATCTTTAAACGGCATTGTAACAATGGAAGGCTGGACAAGTAACCTATTAGTGAAAGATCGCGCGGTTAAAATCGCAACATCTATAAAAGGTGTTCGCAGCATTATCGACCGGATGAGTGTTCGTCCCGCATTTGTGAGGGATGACGTTATTCAACAAAATGTGAAAAATGCTTTGGCATACGATCCCGCAACTGAATCGTATGAAGTTAACGTTACATCTGATAATTACACCGTCACGTTGAGCGGAACAGTAGATTCATGGCAAGAAAAACAACTTGCTGCGGAAGTTGCAAAAGGTATCAAAGGCGTGCAAAAAATTGAAAATAATATCGATGTCCAGTTTAACGGAAATCGCGATGACAGCGAAATAGAAATGGAAATTAAGCGTCGGATGCAATCCAGCATTTGGGTTGATGCAGAAGCTTTCAGCGTGAAAGTGAATAATCACGTTGTCACCATTTCCGGATATGTCGGCGATTTACCGGAAAAAAACCGCGCATACACAATGGCGTGGGTTCCCGGTGTCAAAAATGTAAACGATGAAAATCTGATTGTCGCATCTGTTTTGGATGATGACATGCAGAAAAAAAATCGCTTTATGACCGTTACAGATGAACAAATAAAGTCTACCATTGAAGATGCACTCATGTATGATCCAAGAGTTGCTTCATATAAACCGAACATATCGGTTGAAAACAGTGTGGTTACCCTAACAGGAACCGTAAAGGATTTTCTGGCGAAACGAGCCGCCGGAGAAAACGCCAAAAATACCTATGGCGTTAAAACCGTCAAAAACGATTTGTTGGTTCAACCCGTTTTTTCACCCGCCGATGAAATAATCGAAGAGCATGTGGAAGAAGCATTGCTCTGGGATCCGGTTGTGGAAAAATACCAAATTTCTGTGGATGTCGTTAATGGCGAAGTGTTGCTCAACGGCATTGTAAATAATGCGTTTGAAAAACATCGTGCAGTTCGGGTTGCCGGTGGAATTGCCGGTGTTGTGGGTGTTAACAACGCCATTACCATCCAGTCCCCAACGGCTGTTTACTAA